CGGCGCGACGACGACCGTGCTGACCACGGGACAGGTCGTCGACCCCAGGCGGCCGCCGCTGGGATACCGGTACTCCGACATGCCACCGACGCCGACTCCAGAGGCGTTCGCGGAACGGTTCGACGAGCAGCTCGAACCGGAGCTCGAGCAGGAGGAGCGGCCGCCCGAGCTCGTCGGTGCGTCGAGCGGACCAGTCCCGCTCGGCTCGCGGCCGACGTCGTCGCCGGTGCCGATCAGCGCGCCCGTCGGCCCGGTCGCGCGTCTGATCAACGAGTCGGGCACGGTCCCGCCGGGCTCTCGCGTCTTCCTCCGGCTGGAGAACATCAAGGCGACGCGGCTCGGCGCCGGGTCGGTCCTGGTCCACGTGAACGTGCCCGCGGGGGCAAGGCCGGCGGACTTCCCGGCACGACAGGCGGGCGTGCTTCCGATGTTCGGCGTGCTCGAGGCGTCGCGGAAGTCCGACACGCACAGCGGCAGCGGCGTCAACGCCACCTTCGACATCACCGCGATGGTCAAGGCGCTGTCCGCCTCGGGCCAGTGGGACCCCAAGAAGCTGAACGTCGCCTTCACCCCGATCCCCGACGCCACCGGGAAGGTGCCCGAGGGTGACGTCGCGGTGGGGCGGATCAGCCTCTTCTACGCATGAGCACCGCGACCTTCGTCGTACGAACCCACTGGTACCACCCCGAGTGGTGCGCCGTCGTGATCTCCGCGGCGGCATGGGCAGGGCTGCTCGTGGTTGCAGCGGGGGAGCCGGGGCGGCTGCTCGGCTCGGCCGAGGTCCACCCACCCCTGCACGCCGGGGCGCACGCGGCAGTGATGGCTGCGGCGATGATGGTGCCGTTCGTCCTGCCGCAGGTGGCCCACGTGGCGCAGTCCAGCTTCTGGTCGCGGCGCTACAGGGCGGCGCTCGGCTACCTCGTCGGCTACCTCGTGGTCTGGACGCTCGTCGCGACCGCCTCGATCGTCCTCGGCGGTCTGCTCGTCTCGGCGATCGGCTGGCGGCCGGCGATCGTGGCCGGCTTCGCCGTCGCGGTGTCCGCGTACCTGTTGCCGGCGCGTCGGCGTCTGGTCCGCCAGTGCGCGATGACGGTGCCGCTCGCACCCCGCGGCTGGAAGGCCGATCGCGACTGCGTCCTCTACGGCGTGGCGACTGCGAGGCGGTGTGTCGCGACCTGCTGGGTCGTGATGACCGCGGTGATGATCGGGCACGGACTCATCGCCATGGCCGCCGCGACGGTGCTCGGGGTGGTCGAGCGACGACGCGGCGGGACCGTCCCGCGGGTGGAGGGCGCGCTCGTCGTGGTCGGCCTGGGACTCCTCTCGTTCGCCCTCTCGTACGGCGTCGGCGGGTCCTCGTCGCCGGGCGTGCCCGTCGAGCACGACCACATCCACTGAGCCGTCGGGCTAGCGGAGGTTCTCGGGGGAGAGCTCGGCCGCGAGCACGGACGCCTGGTAGGCGGTCAGCGTGACGGCGGGGGAGTCCGGCTCGGCGGGGAAGATCAGCGCGAACGTGGGCTCGCCGGTGTCGGGATCGACGCGCCGGAGGCTGAGGAACGCCTCCTCGCCGAACGAGCGGCACGGCGCGCCGGTCTCGTGCGGCATGGCGCAGAAGCGTACGCAGGTCGGGTACGGCCAGGCGGGACCCGCGGGGCGCGGAGGGAGGTGCGCCGCGCGCTTGCCGTACGTGACCCCGCCCGTGGTCGCGCTCGCGGGGTCGGTGCTCATGGGGTCAAGGATGGCGTGCCGGAGGTTCGCGGGTCCAGCGATGTTCCACGGCTGGCCGCTCACGCGGATCTGAGGGGTCGGCACGGCACATCTGAGGGGTCGTGCCCGATGCCGGCGCACGGCGCCGGGTTCGACGGTGGATCCATGAACCAACAGGGGGAAATCGTGAACACTCACCGCCGCAGCATCGTCGCCGCCACGGCCGTCCTCGTCATCACCTTCGCCGGTGCGCCGACCGCGCAGGCGAGGCCGACACCGGACGACGGTCCTTTTGCCGGCACGCCGGCGCACACCGCCTCACCGTCCCTGAACGACACGCTCTGCAAGATCGAGCGCGTCGGCAACCGCCTCGTGCGTTGCGACCACCCGACCGGTGCCACGGCCGCGCCCCGCTGGGTCCCGCAGCAGGGCGCCCGTCCCTGAGGTCACACGCTCGCCCGGTGCTGGGCCATGATCGCCAGCTCGACGCGGTTCTTCGTCCCGGTCTTGCGGAGGACGTTGGAGACGTGCGAGCTGACCGTCTTCTCGCTGACGACGAGCGCCTCCGCGATCTCAGCGTACGTGCGGCCCGCGACGAGATGAGCCACGATCTCGTTCTCACGAGGGGTCAACCCCGGGAGCACCTCGTCGTCGGGCGCGCCTTCAGGTCCGCTCGCGACCTCGGCGAGGGAGATGTGCGCGCTCGCCGCGAGCCGCTCGACGGCGTCGATCACGGGATCGGCAGCGAGGCGCTGCGCCAGTCGGTAGGTGTCGCGCAGCGCGGTGGCGACCTCACGTCCGTTCTCACCGGAGCGCAGCAGAGCCTCGGCCCACCGCCAGCCCGCGTAGGCCTCGTCCCACGCCAGGCAGGCGCGACGTGCGCGGATCGTCGCGACGCGCCAGAGCAGGGGTGCCTCAGGGCTGGACGTCGCTCGGGCCAGCTCCGCGCGGTAGAGGACCTGGATCGACTCGATCTCGGCCACCATCCACGGCTGCATCTCTCCGATGTCGAGAAGGATGTGCCGATGGGTCGTGACGAGCTCGGCGACCTTCCGCAGCAGCTCGCCGGTGTCGAGCCCGGCCGCCCGGCGCTGCTCGATCTGGTCGGCGAGAGCGCGGACCGCGAGCGGGAGCAGGTAGTCCACCATCGTCGGAGGGATGGTGTCCCAGGTCATCCCGTTGACGGCGTGCGAGTACGCAGCCTCGGGATCTCCGGCCAAGAGGGAGACGAGCGCGTGGATGGCGTCGAACTCGAACTCCGCGAAGTTCGACGAGTCGATGACGACCTCCTCGGCTCGGTCGAGGTGAGCGGCTGCCTCTTCCAGGCGACCCTGCATGACGGCGAGGTGCGCGAGCGTGAGCCGTGCACCGGCGTCCCACATCGGTTGCAGCCGGGTCGTCATGCACGACCGGAGAATCGCCTCGCACCTCTCCCACTCGCCCATGAAGAGGCGGGCGTCGGCCTCGAGGATGTCGAAGAACGCGATCTCGTGCTGAGGTGCCCCGGCCGCCACGAGGCGGTCACGGTCGCGCGCGATCTGCGCGGCGAACCACGGGGACCACGCGCTGTCGCCGGCACAGGTCCGGTACTCGGCGCTCCTCGCCGCGGACTGCCAGTCGCCCTCACGAACGCTCGCGGCCAGCGCCTCGGCAGCGCAGTCGATGGAGGCCGCAGCATCGTCGTCGACGAACGCGACCACCGACTTCGCCGTGAGCGCGATGCCCAACGCGTCGTCGATGTCGCGCGCGATCACGAGCGCCTCCTCGCACAGCTTGATGCTCTTCTCCGTGTCCGAGCGTCCGTTCATCGCGCTCCACGCCAACGTCCGCACGAGGGTCGCCGACGGCGGTCGGGTGCGAGCGAGCGCCTCGGCCTGATCGAGACCGTCGGCGCCGTCGAACTCGCGGCCGGTCAGGTAGCGGACGTACGCGCGTCGGACGAGGAGATCCGCCACCGCCAGCGGATCCTCGTCGGGATCGGCCCGCGTCAGCAGCTCCTCGACGAGCTCGAGCTCGGCCTCGATGTCGCCCGACATCTCGGCGGCGCGTCGCGCGCGATGGAGAAGGTCCACCCGCTCAGGATCGGGCGTCGGCGTCGGCGTCGGCTCGCGTGCGAGCTCGCGCCTGAGGAGTCGTAGCGCCTCTGCCCACGAGCCGGCTTGTGCGGCCGCATCGGCTGCGCGTACCGCCGACGGTCGCGCTTCGGCGTGCTCGGCATGGAAGTAGTGGTCTGCCACCCGAGCCGCCCGTGCCGCTTCGGCGGCTGCCTCCGCCGAGGGCCGCCGCGTCTCCCACCACTGCGCAAATCCGTGGTGTCGCGCACGACGCTCGCGTGCCGGCGTCGCGGCCTCGAGGATCTCGCCGATCAAAGGGTGGTGGAACCAGAACACGCCGCCAGGCAGGACGTCGACGACACCTGCGGCGACGGCCTCGGGGAGGAGGGTCGTCCACTCGTGGTCCGGAGCGACCTCATCGAGCTCGTCGTACGTCGCCGGGTGACCGCCGACGGCGAGCACCTGGGTCCCGCGCCGCGTCGGCTCCGACAGCGTGGACCAGGTGCGGAGGAGCGCGTTTCGGAGCGAGCCCGGCATCGTCGTGGGCACCTTGCGGGCGTCGCCGGGCACACCCTCGACGACGAGTCGGGTGAAGTAGGGGTTGCCCCCTGTCCGT
Above is a genomic segment from Mumia sp. Pv4-285 containing:
- a CDS encoding DUF2182 domain-containing protein; the protein is MSTATFVVRTHWYHPEWCAVVISAAAWAGLLVVAAGEPGRLLGSAEVHPPLHAGAHAAVMAAAMMVPFVLPQVAHVAQSSFWSRRYRAALGYLVGYLVVWTLVATASIVLGGLLVSAIGWRPAIVAGFAVAVSAYLLPARRRLVRQCAMTVPLAPRGWKADRDCVLYGVATARRCVATCWVVMTAVMIGHGLIAMAAATVLGVVERRRGGTVPRVEGALVVVGLGLLSFALSYGVGGSSSPGVPVEHDHIH
- a CDS encoding helix-turn-helix transcriptional regulator yields the protein MDRSPPSLNAAAIVGRERERGLLEALLEAAGSGRASTVIVHGAAGIGKTALARAATAGRSDGVTLYGAALPLSSMTVPLLAIRSLVRARPSGVPPLDLPTGHDATDAPVVFDTWLDAVTEAGPVALVLDDLQWADQTSLDILQYVVAGPEDRRLTIVATVRSTEVGDGHPLTRWLADVRRLPRVQEITLGPLDREATYDQLANLLGTTPHLSLVEDVYARTGGNPYFTRLVVEGVPGDARKVPTTMPGSLRNALLRTWSTLSEPTRRGTQVLAVGGHPATYDELDEVAPDHEWTTLLPEAVAAGVVDVLPGGVFWFHHPLIGEILEAATPARERRARHHGFAQWWETRRPSAEAAAEAARAARVADHYFHAEHAEARPSAVRAADAAAQAGSWAEALRLLRRELAREPTPTPTPDPERVDLLHRARRAAEMSGDIEAELELVEELLTRADPDEDPLAVADLLVRRAYVRYLTGREFDGADGLDQAEALARTRPPSATLVRTLAWSAMNGRSDTEKSIKLCEEALVIARDIDDALGIALTAKSVVAFVDDDAAASIDCAAEALAASVREGDWQSAARSAEYRTCAGDSAWSPWFAAQIARDRDRLVAAGAPQHEIAFFDILEADARLFMGEWERCEAILRSCMTTRLQPMWDAGARLTLAHLAVMQGRLEEAAAHLDRAEEVVIDSSNFAEFEFDAIHALVSLLAGDPEAAYSHAVNGMTWDTIPPTMVDYLLPLAVRALADQIEQRRAAGLDTGELLRKVAELVTTHRHILLDIGEMQPWMVAEIESIQVLYRAELARATSSPEAPLLWRVATIRARRACLAWDEAYAGWRWAEALLRSGENGREVATALRDTYRLAQRLAADPVIDAVERLAASAHISLAEVASGPEGAPDDEVLPGLTPRENEIVAHLVAGRTYAEIAEALVVSEKTVSSHVSNVLRKTGTKNRVELAIMAQHRASV